The genome window CTTCCGCCTTGGGCGGCAGGACACGCCCGGGCATCACCTGGATCTGCAGGGTCCGCGATTGCAGTTCCGCGTTGGAAATCGGCACGGCGACCAGTTCGTCGCGCCGCAGACTCCACGCCACCGAGATGTAGCCGCTGAGCATGATGGCGTCCGAGCCGAACACAAAACCGTGCAGTGGCGAGGAATCGTTGCAGGTCAGCACCGGTTCCAACTGCACCGATTCCAGCGCGCAGCCCATTTCGAAGAGTTGCCGCGTGGTAGTGCCTGGCCCCGTCAACGCCAGGGGATAGTGGCTCAAGTCCTGCAAACTGACGCTGCGCCGGCCAGCCAGAGGATGGTTGGCCGCCATCACCGCGTGAACCGGCGCGCGGCGCGAATAACGGACGCTGACCCCGCTGACGCGCTCGGCAATGAATGTCATGGCCAGCTCGACGCTGCCTTCCGCGACCCGGCGGCTGACATCGGCGGGCGAACCCACGTGCAGGTCGAAGCGAATATTCGGCCGCTCCTGGCGGAAGCGCGCCATCACCGACGGCACAAAAATGCGGGCCACGCCTTCGACGGCCGCGACCCGGATTTCATTGCGCGCCTCGCCTTTGGTCGCCGCTATCTCCTGAAGGACCGATTCAGCCTCAAGCATCGTGCGCCTGGCATGCGCCAGCATCAGTTGACCCGCCTGGCTCAACACCATGCCCCGGGCGGCGCGCTCAAATAGCGGGGCCCCCGCTTCTTCCTCCAGCTTGGCAATCTGCCTGCTGATGGCCGACACCGCCACATGCAGGCGTTCGGACGCGCCGCTCAGGCTACCCGCCTGGGCAACCTCCAGAAAGTACTTTAAGGCGATGCCGTGCACGCTGAACCCTCGTCGACAGAACGGGCTATTGAACAGACCTTTGCCTTTTAAGCAAAGCTTGCGATAAATATTCTAATTGTAGAGAAAGCTGCCAAGCTCCTAGAATTCGCTCAATATGCCAAGCAGGCGCGCGCATGACGCGCCCGGATAAAAGGGAAAAACAGTGTCAGCAGCCATCTCCAGCGCCTGTCGCGCCAATTTTTTCTATTGCGCTCGCGCGCGCGTCAAATAGGCGCCCAGCCGCCGCCCCCGAAGCTCCAACCCCTATACAATCCCTTCGCTTCATCGGAGTTCCCATGCCCACGACCATCCCCGCGCCCTTGCCGCGTCCCTTTCTTCTTGCTTGTCCGGATCTGTCGGCGGAACGCTTGGGCAATACGGATACGCCCGGCGTCTGGCATTTTGACTCCGGCGTGCAGGGCAAACATGTGATGTTGAGCGCGCTGGTCCACGGCAACGAGCTGTGCGGCGCGTGGGCATTGAAAGAAGCATTGGCGGCGAAGCTGCTGCCGCGCCGCGGTTCACTGACCCTGGCCTTCTGTAATCTGGCCGCCTTCGACCGCTTTGACTCCGCCAATTACGCCCCCGCGCGCTTTGTCGATGAAGACATGAACCGCGTCTGGAGCGACGACAAGCTGGCGCTGCCGATCAGCCAGGAGCGCCGCCGTGCGGCCGAGATCCTGCCGTGGTTGCAGCAAGCCGATTGGCTGCTGGACTTCCATTCAATGAGCAATTCCGACGTGCCCTTGCAATTGACGGGCATGGAACAACGCAATATCGACCTGGCGCTGGCGCTGGGCAACCCCGCCACCATCATTGCCGACGCCGGCCACGCCGCAGGCGTGCGCATGCGCGACTACGGCCGGTTCGGCGAATCGGGCGACAACGGCACCCGCTCCCTGCTGATTGAATGCGGTTTCCACGGCGCGCCCGAAGCGCGCGGCGTGGCCGTTGATCAGATGGCCCGCTTCCTGGTAGAAGCCGGCACGGTCGATCGCAACGACATCCCGGCGGACTGGTTCACCCCGGGCGCACCGATTCAACGCGCGCTGCGCGTGACGCATGCCGTCGCCGCCAAAAGCGCCGACTTCCGTTTTGCAGAGCCGTGGAAGGGACTGGAAACGCTGCCCGCTGCCGGCACCATCATCGGCTGGTCCGAAGGCGAACCCGTCACCACCCCCTACGACAACTGCGTGCTGATCATGCCGTCGACCGCGAATCTGCGGGCTGGCGTAACCGTCGTCCGGCTGGCGCAACCCATCGTTTAAGCAAGAAACGCGTGGCGCCCATCAAGAGGCGCCGCCGGCAACACCCATAACAACCAGGGAAAAATATGTCAGCCAAGGTTTTCACTCGCAGCGCATTGCTGGCCTGTGCGCTTACCGCCTGTGCGCCCGCCGCGCTGGCACAGGCCCAGCCGGCTACCTTGAAGATCGGCCTGTCTTCCGAGCCGACCTCGATGGACCCGCACTACCACCAAGCCACCCCGAATGATGCGATGACCTCGCATATGTTCGAGACGCTGGTGGGGCAGGACGCCAAGATGAACCTGATTCCGCGCCTGGCCACGGCCTGGACGCCGGTTGACGACAACACCTGGGAATTCAAGCTGCGCGACGGCGTCAAGTTTTCCAACGGACAGCCGTTCACGGCGCAGGACGTGATCTTTACGTTCTGCCGCGTCATGAACAACGAACAATCGATCGGCGGCTCCTATGCCGGCATCGTCCAGAAATTTGCCGACGTGCAGGCCCG of Achromobacter seleniivolatilans contains these proteins:
- a CDS encoding LysR family transcriptional regulator, coding for MHGIALKYFLEVAQAGSLSGASERLHVAVSAISRQIAKLEEEAGAPLFERAARGMVLSQAGQLMLAHARRTMLEAESVLQEIAATKGEARNEIRVAAVEGVARIFVPSVMARFRQERPNIRFDLHVGSPADVSRRVAEGSVELAMTFIAERVSGVSVRYSRRAPVHAVMAANHPLAGRRSVSLQDLSHYPLALTGPGTTTRQLFEMGCALESVQLEPVLTCNDSSPLHGFVFGSDAIMLSGYISVAWSLRRDELVAVPISNAELQSRTLQIQVMPGRVLPPKAEAFIELLSRELDRALEAGPAG
- a CDS encoding succinylglutamate desuccinylase/aspartoacylase domain-containing protein; amino-acid sequence: MPTTIPAPLPRPFLLACPDLSAERLGNTDTPGVWHFDSGVQGKHVMLSALVHGNELCGAWALKEALAAKLLPRRGSLTLAFCNLAAFDRFDSANYAPARFVDEDMNRVWSDDKLALPISQERRRAAEILPWLQQADWLLDFHSMSNSDVPLQLTGMEQRNIDLALALGNPATIIADAGHAAGVRMRDYGRFGESGDNGTRSLLIECGFHGAPEARGVAVDQMARFLVEAGTVDRNDIPADWFTPGAPIQRALRVTHAVAAKSADFRFAEPWKGLETLPAAGTIIGWSEGEPVTTPYDNCVLIMPSTANLRAGVTVVRLAQPIV